One stretch of Planococcus sp. PAMC 21323 DNA includes these proteins:
- a CDS encoding SLATT domain-containing protein, whose protein sequence is MERNSLDSQGYKLESQIREAYGRLVYTLTCHNKIVHRLMSKNNTIKVWQIILSALTTGSFLAIISSYEVIASIVGAVISIALLILNAYTKNFDLVETAQSHQKAADALWKIREEYVSLLTDFDLLESTDVMERRDDLQNRTAEIYAQSPRTDAKSYKEAQKALKTEEEQTFSEKEIDVMLPNSIRRENRN, encoded by the coding sequence ATGGAACGAAATTCCCTGGATAGTCAAGGTTATAAACTGGAATCCCAAATTAGAGAAGCATATGGACGATTAGTTTATACATTAACTTGTCATAATAAAATCGTTCACCGACTTATGTCGAAAAATAATACAATCAAAGTTTGGCAGATTATATTGTCAGCCTTAACCACAGGAAGTTTCTTGGCAATTATTTCGTCTTACGAGGTAATTGCCAGTATTGTGGGAGCTGTTATTTCCATTGCTTTGTTGATATTAAATGCCTATACCAAAAACTTCGACTTAGTTGAAACAGCTCAGTCACATCAGAAAGCTGCTGATGCACTGTGGAAGATAAGGGAGGAATACGTTTCATTACTCACAGATTTTGACTTGCTAGAGTCAACTGATGTAATGGAACGAAGAGATGATTTGCAAAATAGGACAGCAGAAATTTATGCTCAATCCCCAAGAACCGATGCGAAGAGTTATAAGGAAGCACAAAAAGCTCTAAAAACAGAAGAAGAGCAGACTTTTTCAGAGAAAGAGATTGATGTGATGCTTCCAAACTCGATAAGAAGAGAAAATAGAAATTAA
- a CDS encoding tyrosine-type recombinase/integrase, producing MTGFKLAIYQDTLEIQKRYHNRKIHIEKKMEEIPKQYEGDIRRYKNYCCSTGQVIGTEAMLDYLYISLTEQQVKKTTWERRLAAIRKYLSVIHKIELKGEAGVAYELSGIRKMYQEDQYAHLTQVRGKSAIDKKELTDMLDRLPIRAKAICLVNLITANRPSEMVRLKINDFDLKNKCVHVYLKKQKRWHTKRLTPEVIYAIDVYIREYHLKADNYFVGRVYKNGRYESTAISEIGYYQFLQRWTGLTGYNFRKSQVVAMHAAGADLPTIAQQTGHQSLETLIQHYLTVSEVTVDKYL from the coding sequence ATGACAGGTTTCAAATTGGCAATTTACCAGGACACTCTGGAGATTCAGAAACGTTACCACAACAGAAAAATTCATATTGAAAAAAAGATGGAGGAAATCCCAAAACAATATGAGGGCGATATTCGGAGATACAAGAACTATTGCTGCAGCACAGGTCAAGTAATTGGCACAGAGGCCATGCTTGATTATTTGTACATCTCACTGACTGAACAGCAAGTTAAGAAAACAACGTGGGAACGCCGATTAGCAGCTATTAGAAAATACTTGAGTGTCATTCATAAAATAGAGCTCAAAGGAGAAGCAGGAGTGGCATATGAGCTTTCGGGGATACGAAAAATGTATCAGGAAGATCAATACGCTCATTTGACTCAAGTTCGAGGAAAGTCAGCCATTGATAAGAAAGAGTTGACGGATATGCTCGATCGTCTCCCGATAAGAGCAAAGGCGATTTGTCTAGTTAATCTAATAACCGCTAACAGACCAAGCGAAATGGTGCGTTTAAAAATAAACGATTTCGATTTGAAAAACAAATGCGTACATGTTTATTTGAAGAAGCAAAAAAGATGGCACACTAAGCGACTCACGCCGGAAGTTATCTATGCAATCGATGTTTATATACGTGAATACCATCTTAAAGCAGACAATTATTTCGTGGGGAGAGTGTATAAGAATGGACGCTATGAAAGCACAGCAATCAGTGAAATCGGGTATTATCAGTTTTTGCAACGCTGGACTGGGCTTACGGGATACAATTTCCGGAAAAGCCAAGTGGTGGCCATGCATGCAGCAGGCGCTGATTTACCGACTATTGCACAGCAAACAGGACATCAATCACTTGAAACGTTAATTCAGCACTATCTTACAGTGTCCGAAGTAACCGTAGACAAGTATTTATAA
- a CDS encoding ABC transporter ATP-binding protein/permease has product MNIFELKNLSKKFGKRTIFNNVNLSVSNPSHIHVLIGKSGQGKTTLLNILLGLDTDFSGDYYLLNQNSKNISKKEWNRSRTHDIQIVFQDYKLLENFTVYENIFYSGDYTEENINNILIEMDIIDLSGNLVKNLSGGQKQRVAIARAVIGNPRILLLDEPTGNLDGMTSAKVMQYIQKLRSKGILVFLVTHDPSVIQMADVLYEIKDGKITEIKNENSTININSNESVISKEPLQNYSSKKHSLSYAIKNLTRTKKKIGFLAIPIIMILCSFVLSFTAYQASSVESFDKFFSGIGERTVVLNTQELNQSTVSEIQEKNISSQFDGMRIGFSEEDLQEVKKIEQVEDAILITGDVETNYDKDKNILDESITEEDFPNELKKYTGYFNDIQEINFSFTALQVPMSYIPNYNVKNLNVIKGSFPKDLSNQILIPDVFALTLIQDSNFSKLINREITLDVESFEKRKKKVNYVIAGVYATDYEQTLTTDYRIYTSYFNQSDQEGYLKDESYEYFTNVLSENEQTQKFNEEITKDYPSFKKAVGTGSNEMIVVAKSKDQLPTLHKKLQQQFPSYHLVSQYDIKNGELSNIYSSLMKRLVIGSAIIALIIGVLVAFLNKGHINDRNRELAILYSMGYSKKNIFSIISFETLLLFSGYLFISYVAALLINEFYLSTTPYFLLFKNLLSLNILISIVFLMILILVISIIWGVWGIKQKSLKKHLNSSS; this is encoded by the coding sequence ATGAATATATTTGAGTTGAAAAATTTATCAAAAAAATTTGGAAAAAGAACTATATTTAACAATGTAAACTTAAGCGTTTCTAATCCGTCCCACATACACGTTTTAATTGGCAAAAGCGGACAAGGGAAGACAACTTTACTAAATATCTTATTGGGTTTAGATACAGATTTTTCAGGCGATTATTACTTATTAAACCAAAATTCTAAGAACATTTCAAAAAAAGAGTGGAATCGTTCGAGGACTCATGATATTCAAATTGTTTTCCAAGATTATAAGTTATTAGAGAACTTTACGGTCTATGAAAACATTTTTTATTCAGGTGATTATACAGAAGAAAATATAAATAATATTCTAATTGAAATGGATATAATAGATTTATCTGGAAATTTAGTGAAAAACTTAAGTGGTGGACAAAAACAAAGAGTAGCGATCGCAAGAGCTGTTATTGGAAATCCTAGAATATTATTACTAGATGAACCAACAGGTAATCTAGATGGAATGACATCAGCCAAAGTAATGCAATACATACAAAAGTTACGTTCTAAAGGAATTTTGGTGTTTCTAGTAACTCATGATCCATCAGTTATTCAAATGGCAGATGTTTTATACGAGATAAAAGATGGAAAAATTACAGAAATCAAAAATGAAAATTCAACTATTAATATTAATAGCAACGAGAGTGTGATATCAAAAGAACCTCTACAAAATTATTCCTCTAAAAAACATTCTTTATCCTATGCTATAAAAAATTTAACGAGAACTAAAAAAAAGATTGGCTTCTTAGCTATTCCTATAATTATGATTTTATGTAGTTTTGTTTTATCTTTTACAGCATATCAAGCCTCATCTGTAGAATCATTTGATAAATTTTTTTCAGGTATAGGTGAAAGAACTGTTGTTTTAAACACGCAAGAACTTAATCAGAGCACCGTAAGTGAAATTCAAGAGAAAAATATTAGTTCTCAATTTGATGGAATGAGAATCGGTTTTTCAGAAGAGGATTTACAGGAAGTTAAGAAAATTGAGCAAGTTGAAGATGCCATTTTAATAACAGGAGACGTTGAAACAAATTATGATAAAGACAAAAATATTCTTGATGAAAGTATAACCGAAGAAGACTTCCCAAATGAATTAAAGAAATATACTGGATATTTCAACGATATACAGGAAATAAATTTTTCTTTTACGGCATTACAAGTTCCTATGAGCTATATCCCTAATTATAATGTGAAAAACTTAAATGTTATAAAAGGGAGCTTTCCTAAGGATTTAAGTAATCAAATACTGATTCCTGACGTCTTTGCTCTTACACTAATACAAGATAGCAATTTCAGCAAATTAATTAATAGAGAAATAACATTAGATGTAGAATCTTTTGAGAAGAGAAAGAAAAAAGTTAACTATGTGATTGCAGGAGTATACGCCACTGATTATGAGCAAACTTTAACCACTGATTATCGCATTTACACAAGTTATTTTAACCAAAGCGATCAAGAAGGGTATCTTAAGGATGAAAGTTATGAATACTTCACAAACGTCTTGAGTGAAAATGAGCAGACTCAAAAGTTCAATGAGGAGATTACTAAAGACTATCCTTCATTTAAGAAGGCGGTAGGTACTGGTTCTAACGAAATGATAGTGGTAGCAAAATCTAAAGATCAACTTCCTACTCTTCACAAAAAACTACAACAACAATTTCCTTCGTATCATTTAGTTTCCCAGTATGATATTAAAAACGGAGAATTGTCAAACATATATTCTTCATTGATGAAGAGATTGGTAATAGGTTCAGCTATTATTGCGTTAATTATTGGAGTTTTAGTTGCTTTTTTGAATAAAGGCCATATTAATGATAGAAATAGAGAATTAGCTATATTGTATAGTATGGGATATTCAAAAAAGAATATCTTTTCAATAATTTCCTTTGAAACACTTTTATTATTTTCTGGATACTTATTTATATCCTATGTAGCTGCTTTGCTAATTAATGAGTTTTATTTAAGTACTACACCATACTTTTTACTGTTCAAAAACTTGTTATCTCTTAATATTTTAATTTCAATAGTTTTTTTAATGATATTAATTTTAGTAATTTCAATAATTTGGGGTGTGTGGGGTATTAAGCAAAAATCTTTGAAAAAACATTTGAATTCTAGCAGTTAG
- a CDS encoding helix-turn-helix transcriptional regulator has product MLDKQRLGSEIKRIRKAKKLTQNQLAEGMCSQSEISRIEAGEFYPSIDLLYLIANKLQLSVNYFFEILTHEQAEETKTIKNKIWAMSSNKSYKKLLQYVEKLLLEEKNFHPETKKFLLWQNYMAAYYLKRIDADNCKTELLLLLRKKMPGMDNLLNLHIKNSIANIYAENNFFNKSIEIYQSILDEDLNTQEAENLKIKVIYNFGKLLYLKKDYASSLLYTDQGIKISIETANMSLLGQFYYQRGSLLEELDFSFEDITSSYKSAQFFFGLLNLDLYTNILLENKSNYLLEKITT; this is encoded by the coding sequence GTGCTTGATAAACAACGATTAGGATCCGAAATAAAAAGAATTCGTAAAGCAAAAAAGTTAACGCAAAACCAGTTAGCTGAAGGTATGTGCAGCCAATCAGAAATTAGTCGAATTGAAGCGGGTGAGTTCTATCCGAGTATAGATTTGCTCTATTTAATTGCCAACAAACTCCAACTTTCGGTCAATTATTTCTTTGAAATTTTAACTCATGAACAAGCTGAGGAGACAAAGACAATTAAAAACAAGATATGGGCTATGTCTTCTAATAAGAGCTATAAAAAGCTTCTTCAATATGTTGAAAAATTGCTGTTAGAAGAAAAAAACTTCCATCCTGAAACAAAAAAGTTTCTTTTATGGCAAAATTATATGGCTGCTTATTATTTAAAAAGAATTGATGCTGACAATTGCAAAACAGAACTTCTTCTCTTGTTGCGAAAAAAAATGCCAGGTATGGACAACCTTCTAAATCTTCATATTAAAAATTCAATTGCCAACATCTATGCAGAAAATAACTTCTTTAATAAGAGTATCGAGATTTATCAGAGCATATTAGATGAAGATTTAAATACTCAAGAAGCAGAAAATTTAAAAATAAAAGTAATTTACAATTTCGGGAAATTACTTTATTTGAAGAAGGACTACGCATCTTCTCTTTTGTATACTGATCAAGGAATCAAAATCTCAATTGAAACAGCCAATATGTCCCTTCTTGGCCAATTTTACTATCAAAGAGGTTCTTTATTAGAAGAGCTTGATTTCTCTTTCGAAGATATTACTTCCTCTTACAAGAGTGCTCAATTCTTCTTTGGATTGCTAAATCTTGATCTATACACAAATATTCTATTAGAAAATAAGTCTAATTATCTCTTAGAAAAGATAACAACCTAG
- the gntK gene encoding gluconokinase, whose product MSEQVYYLGVDIGTTSTKSVLFNKKGEVIKSHTILYPLHTPNPLTAEQDPQEIFRAVLGTVRETIQQSEIPAGSLRLVSFSSAMHSLIAVDREGKLLTNSITWADTRSGKHAKKIKEEMKGHEIYLRTGTPIHAMSPLAKLVWLKAEKSEICKKAAKFIGIKEFIFHELFGKYIIDYSIASATGLFNLENLDWDEGALKVAGVTSDYLSKPVPTTHQMVGLKPEHAAFMGIAEDVPFIVGASDGVLANLGVDAIEPGVIAVTIGTSGAIRTVSPVPKTDPKGRTFCYALTENHWIVGGAVNNGGIILRWLRDEFASSEVETAKRLCIDPYEVLTKIASTVNPGSDGLLFHPYMTGERAPLWNANARGSFFGLSIHHQKQHMIRSVLEGIVYNLYTVLLAVEELAGEPIRIQASGGFARSEMWRQLMADVFDKPVVVPESFESACLGAVVLGMYALGEIDNFSIVSEMIGQTYTHTPNKETSIVYQELLPIYIRLSHLMTDEYESISNFQRKHLG is encoded by the coding sequence ATGTCTGAGCAAGTATATTATCTGGGAGTAGATATCGGCACGACTTCAACAAAATCAGTCCTGTTTAATAAAAAAGGAGAAGTTATAAAGAGTCATACGATTCTTTATCCGCTACATACGCCGAATCCGCTGACAGCGGAACAAGACCCACAGGAAATTTTCCGTGCAGTACTTGGAACGGTGCGAGAAACTATCCAGCAAAGTGAAATTCCAGCCGGCTCGCTCCGTTTGGTCTCGTTTAGCTCGGCGATGCACAGCCTAATCGCTGTGGATAGAGAAGGTAAGCTTCTAACCAATAGTATCACTTGGGCCGACACAAGAAGTGGCAAGCATGCAAAAAAAATAAAAGAAGAAATGAAGGGCCATGAAATTTATTTGCGCACAGGGACGCCGATTCACGCTATGTCACCTTTAGCCAAGTTGGTGTGGTTGAAAGCGGAAAAATCGGAAATTTGCAAAAAGGCTGCCAAATTTATTGGGATTAAAGAGTTTATCTTCCATGAGTTATTCGGAAAATATATAATTGATTATTCTATTGCTTCTGCTACCGGTCTATTTAATTTAGAGAATCTTGACTGGGACGAAGGTGCTTTAAAAGTGGCCGGCGTGACGTCAGATTATCTATCTAAACCTGTTCCGACCACTCATCAAATGGTTGGTTTAAAACCAGAACATGCGGCATTTATGGGAATCGCTGAAGATGTGCCGTTTATCGTCGGAGCGAGCGACGGCGTTTTAGCCAACCTTGGAGTGGATGCCATCGAGCCAGGCGTTATTGCCGTGACCATCGGCACGAGTGGTGCCATTCGCACCGTCTCACCAGTACCGAAAACGGATCCAAAAGGACGGACTTTTTGCTATGCATTGACGGAAAATCACTGGATTGTCGGTGGGGCCGTCAATAATGGCGGGATCATACTACGCTGGCTGCGTGATGAATTTGCTTCTTCAGAAGTGGAAACAGCTAAGCGGCTCTGCATCGATCCTTATGAAGTGTTAACCAAAATCGCATCCACGGTGAATCCAGGCTCCGACGGTCTTTTGTTTCACCCATATATGACCGGTGAACGCGCCCCGTTATGGAATGCAAATGCACGCGGTTCCTTCTTCGGCCTGAGCATTCATCATCAGAAACAGCATATGATTCGTTCGGTGTTGGAAGGCATCGTCTACAATCTGTACACCGTCTTGCTGGCGGTTGAAGAATTAGCCGGCGAACCTATACGCATCCAAGCTTCGGGAGGTTTTGCGCGCTCTGAAATGTGGCGGCAGCTAATGGCAGACGTTTTCGACAAACCTGTCGTTGTTCCGGAAAGTTTTGAAAGCGCCTGTCTTGGCGCTGTGGTGCTTGGCATGTATGCATTAGGTGAAATTGACAACTTCAGCATCGTTTCAGAGATGATTGGTCAAACCTACACCCATACACCAAATAAAGAAACAAGTATTGTCTATCAAGAGTTATTGCCAATCTACATCCGTCTATCCCATTTGATGACCGATGAATACGAAAGTATTTCCAATTTTCAACGAAAGCATTTAGGCTAA
- the rpiA gene encoding ribose-5-phosphate isomerase RpiA, whose amino-acid sequence MAEQANCYKKAAGEKAVEYIKDGMVVGLGSGSTVYWMLKKLGELVELGLNIKGIPSSLRTEKWAKDFKIPLTDFSEVQLLDVAIDGADEIDSSFNLTKGGGGSLVREKVVNAHAKKLIIVADHSKMVDELGKFPLPVEVLQFGWQLTANKISELGATPVLREIEGDIFVSNNGNYILDCAFESISDPKSLHHSLKQLLGVVESGLFVDMTDTVILAGPNGVKVIDK is encoded by the coding sequence ATGGCAGAACAAGCAAATTGTTATAAGAAAGCGGCTGGAGAAAAAGCGGTCGAATATATTAAAGATGGTATGGTGGTAGGGCTCGGATCCGGTAGCACGGTCTATTGGATGCTGAAAAAGCTTGGGGAATTGGTTGAACTGGGATTGAATATCAAAGGTATTCCTTCTTCACTAAGGACTGAAAAATGGGCAAAAGATTTTAAAATTCCGCTTACCGATTTTTCTGAAGTTCAGCTTCTGGATGTAGCAATCGATGGTGCAGATGAAATCGATTCTAGTTTCAACCTTACAAAAGGAGGTGGCGGCTCTCTCGTAAGAGAGAAAGTTGTCAATGCCCACGCAAAAAAACTGATCATCGTTGCTGACCATTCAAAAATGGTCGACGAATTGGGCAAGTTTCCTCTGCCAGTGGAAGTCCTGCAATTCGGCTGGCAACTGACCGCTAACAAAATTTCCGAACTCGGAGCGACTCCCGTCTTAAGGGAAATAGAGGGGGATATTTTTGTTTCCAATAACGGGAATTATATTTTAGATTGCGCGTTCGAATCCATTTCGGATCCTAAAAGCCTTCATCATAGCTTGAAACAGCTTCTTGGAGTTGTTGAATCGGGTTTGTTTGTTGATATGACAGATACAGTCATTCTTGCAGGTCCTAATGGTGTAAAAGTGATTGATAAATAG
- a CDS encoding HPr family phosphocarrier protein has protein sequence MEKSLMKDIVVNISDKVTIVEVSKATQKFESEIYLKKKLNGTPHEINLKSFLGLITLQLRNGDHLNIRTVGEDCKEAMEDVIGYLSQP, from the coding sequence TTGGAGAAGAGTTTGATGAAAGATATCGTAGTCAATATTTCAGACAAAGTGACAATTGTTGAGGTCAGTAAAGCGACACAAAAATTCGAATCTGAAATTTATCTCAAGAAAAAATTAAACGGTACCCCCCATGAAATCAATTTGAAAAGTTTTCTTGGACTGATCACTTTACAGTTGCGCAATGGAGATCATTTAAATATTCGCACGGTCGGTGAAGATTGTAAAGAAGCGATGGAAGATGTCATTGGATATCTTAGCCAACCTTAG
- a CDS encoding C-terminal binding protein produces MSQFKVVVTDYEYSTFAPEEEVLSKLGIELEFAQCKTEDEVIEACKDADALINQYAPISRNVIEKLEKCKVISRYGVGFNTIDVDAATEKGIIVSNVTDYCLDEVSNHAIALILSNARKVTQLNNAVKRGNWDFKVAVPIYRLKGRTLGLVGFGNIPQLVAKKVQTFDLNVITYDPFVSEELAASRNVELVSLEELCRHSDYISIHVPLNEHTEKMISYEQFSKMKKEVFIINTARGPIIDEQALIKALQEGQIAGAGLDVFETEPVEPDNPLLKMDNVIINPHSAFYSVEAETELKRKTAENVADVLSGYYPTYLVNKVVKETVSLRDKQ; encoded by the coding sequence GTGAGCCAGTTTAAAGTAGTGGTAACAGACTACGAATACAGCACATTTGCACCAGAAGAAGAAGTATTAAGCAAGCTTGGAATAGAACTTGAATTTGCGCAGTGCAAAACGGAGGATGAGGTCATTGAAGCTTGTAAAGATGCCGATGCTTTAATTAACCAATATGCACCTATTTCACGGAACGTTATTGAAAAACTTGAAAAATGTAAAGTCATTTCCCGTTACGGCGTGGGCTTCAATACAATTGATGTGGATGCAGCAACTGAAAAAGGTATTATCGTCAGCAATGTGACTGATTACTGCCTAGACGAAGTGTCGAACCATGCGATAGCTTTGATACTTTCTAATGCCCGCAAAGTAACGCAACTGAATAATGCTGTGAAAAGAGGAAATTGGGATTTTAAAGTCGCTGTGCCGATTTACCGTCTCAAAGGGCGCACGCTCGGTTTAGTTGGATTCGGAAATATTCCTCAGTTAGTTGCGAAAAAGGTTCAGACTTTCGATTTGAATGTGATTACATACGATCCGTTTGTTTCTGAAGAACTGGCTGCCAGCAGAAATGTTGAATTGGTCAGTCTGGAGGAACTTTGTAGACACTCGGATTATATTTCTATCCATGTACCGCTGAACGAGCATACAGAAAAAATGATCAGCTATGAACAGTTCAGTAAAATGAAAAAAGAAGTATTTATCATTAATACAGCCCGGGGCCCGATTATTGACGAGCAGGCGCTGATAAAAGCTCTACAAGAAGGGCAAATTGCAGGAGCAGGATTGGATGTTTTTGAAACAGAACCGGTCGAACCAGATAATCCATTGCTAAAAATGGATAATGTTATCATTAACCCTCATTCTGCTTTCTATTCAGTTGAAGCTGAAACGGAACTGAAGCGGAAAACGGCTGAGAACGTTGCAGATGTGCTGTCTGGCTACTATCCGACTTATTTGGTCAATAAAGTGGTCAAAGAAACAGTAAGCTTAAGGGATAAACAGTAA
- a CDS encoding AEC family transporter, whose protein sequence is MTIFVQVVLPVLLIFSAGFGLQKWKKVNVKPLSTVAIYIFTPMLIFQTFYRTKIDQQYINMVVFSIILMAAIILICKFYVRIRKLTRLTESGLILSTAFMNSGNYGAPIILFAYGETAFAYAVSLLVLHTILMNFFGIYYAARGDSGVKAALKAVLAMPPTYAILFAILLQINDIKVPENLMSAVDLLGPATIPLIMVILGMQLADINLFKLEWEKISFGVVTRLIISPAIAVGIVFLIPMDPILAKVLILTAAMPSAANTVIYAVQYDAESDLVSSITLITTLVSIFTVTIMLILLG, encoded by the coding sequence ATGACGATCTTTGTTCAGGTAGTACTGCCAGTTCTGTTGATTTTTTCAGCAGGATTCGGTCTACAAAAGTGGAAAAAGGTTAATGTAAAGCCCCTTTCTACTGTGGCGATATATATTTTCACTCCTATGCTGATTTTTCAAACCTTTTATAGGACTAAAATTGACCAGCAATATATCAATATGGTCGTATTTTCTATAATCTTAATGGCTGCAATCATTTTGATTTGTAAATTTTATGTTCGTATTAGAAAACTAACCAGGCTAACCGAAAGCGGTCTTATTTTATCAACGGCCTTTATGAATTCCGGCAATTACGGAGCACCCATTATTTTGTTTGCATATGGAGAAACAGCATTTGCTTATGCTGTCTCTTTGTTGGTACTTCATACGATTTTGATGAATTTCTTTGGCATATACTATGCAGCCAGAGGAGATAGCGGTGTCAAAGCAGCATTGAAAGCGGTTTTAGCAATGCCGCCTACTTATGCAATTCTCTTTGCAATTCTGCTTCAAATAAATGATATTAAGGTACCGGAGAATTTAATGTCTGCAGTGGATTTATTGGGTCCTGCAACTATCCCGCTTATTATGGTTATTTTAGGAATGCAGCTTGCTGACATTAATTTATTCAAGCTGGAATGGGAGAAAATTTCTTTTGGAGTTGTAACCCGATTAATAATTTCTCCAGCTATTGCAGTAGGAATAGTCTTTCTTATTCCGATGGATCCGATTTTGGCAAAAGTCCTTATCTTAACAGCGGCAATGCCATCAGCGGCAAACACGGTCATTTACGCGGTTCAATACGATGCAGAATCTGACCTAGTTTCAAGTATCACGCTTATTACAACACTAGTCAGTATTTTTACGGTTACGATAATGCTTATTCTATTAGGATAA
- the dgoD gene encoding galactonate dehydratase yields MKITKMETFIVPPRWLFLKIETDEGISGWGEPIVEGRAGTVKAAVEELSDYLIGKDPRRIEDLWQMMYRSGFYRGGPILMSAIAGIDQALWDIKGKYHNAPISELMGGAVRDSVRVYSWIGGDRPNDVGKAATEAVEAGFTAVKMNGTEELQYIDSYEKIDQAVARIAAVREAVGDYIGIGIDFHGRVHKPMAKILVKELEQFRPMFIEEPVLPENNEALRDIARITNIPIATGERMFSKWDFKKILEDGYVDIIQPDLSHAGGITECKKIFAMAEAYDVAVAPHCPLGPIALAACLQVDATSHNVFIQEQSLGIHYNQGSDLLDYLNDKTIFEYKDGYVDMLQQPGLGISINEDFVRAQAEIGHNWKNPVWRHKDGSIAEW; encoded by the coding sequence ATGAAAATAACAAAAATGGAAACGTTTATCGTACCGCCAAGATGGCTGTTTTTGAAAATTGAAACTGATGAAGGAATTTCTGGTTGGGGCGAACCAATTGTTGAAGGCCGTGCTGGAACAGTTAAGGCTGCCGTTGAAGAATTAAGCGATTATTTGATAGGCAAAGATCCTCGCCGTATCGAAGATTTATGGCAAATGATGTACCGTTCAGGTTTTTACCGTGGAGGTCCAATTTTAATGAGCGCTATTGCCGGCATTGATCAGGCACTATGGGATATTAAAGGGAAATACCATAACGCCCCTATTTCTGAATTAATGGGTGGTGCTGTACGGGATTCTGTTCGTGTCTACTCTTGGATTGGAGGGGACCGTCCGAATGATGTGGGAAAAGCAGCCACCGAAGCTGTGGAAGCCGGTTTTACTGCTGTGAAAATGAACGGAACTGAAGAACTTCAGTATATCGATTCCTACGAAAAAATCGATCAAGCAGTTGCACGAATTGCTGCAGTCCGCGAAGCTGTTGGTGATTATATAGGAATCGGCATTGATTTCCATGGCCGTGTGCATAAACCGATGGCTAAAATACTTGTTAAAGAGCTGGAGCAGTTTAGACCAATGTTTATTGAAGAACCGGTGTTACCTGAAAATAACGAAGCCTTGCGAGACATTGCCCGCATTACTAATATTCCGATCGCTACAGGTGAGAGAATGTTTTCGAAATGGGATTTTAAAAAGATTTTGGAAGATGGTTATGTAGACATCATCCAGCCAGATCTTTCACATGCCGGCGGGATTACCGAATGTAAGAAAATATTTGCCATGGCTGAAGCGTATGACGTAGCCGTTGCACCTCATTGCCCACTGGGACCAATCGCTTTAGCTGCATGTTTGCAAGTGGACGCAACTTCACATAATGTCTTTATCCAAGAACAAAGTTTGGGCATTCATTATAACCAAGGTAGTGATTTGCTAGATTATTTGAATGACAAAACCATTTTTGAATATAAAGACGGTTATGTGGATATGCTTCAGCAGCCGGGACTTGGCATTTCGATTAATGAAGATTTTGTCCGGGCTCAAGCAGAAATTGGACATAACTGGAAAAATCCGGTGTGGCGCCATAAAGACGGCTCTATTGCTGAGTGGTAA